The Pontibacillus halophilus JSM 076056 = DSM 19796 genome has a segment encoding these proteins:
- a CDS encoding tyrosine-type recombinase/integrase, with protein sequence MELTFSTTSITLPTDVDWYDATLYQQIQQHGFRHVDWDRLSDEWLLYIYLHDEPTLGSKRKESTLKEYFRDIRDFLLFVRDLAPSVRSLHHEEVSAYQGHLEARGYKPTTLRRKTTVIHSFLRFLHRRGIIEEDLTASMKRIAVKKESLVNRDFYEEEVQALLDYFKEHDYFMYTLLYTLVSTGLRIQELASAKWSGIYYQPDVDLHFITVFGKRDKLREVPLFEEVFQVIREFRNRRGLSLDLSKDTESALFPKPNGAHYHFKYLSNEFSKNMYQLKDTFSFIAKRIQLEEATRQEGKPIKYRITPHTCRHYTAAYYLSKGADLKAIQDLLDHDSSQTTDQYLRRTRKFSEHAAVKIGGQFMK encoded by the coding sequence ATGGAATTAACATTTTCGACAACGTCCATCACCTTGCCGACTGATGTCGATTGGTATGACGCGACACTTTACCAACAAATCCAACAGCACGGGTTCCGACATGTTGATTGGGACCGTCTTTCGGATGAGTGGTTGCTTTATATTTACTTACATGACGAGCCGACACTTGGCAGTAAACGGAAGGAGTCAACGCTGAAGGAGTATTTCCGCGACATTCGAGACTTCCTCCTCTTCGTTCGAGACCTCGCCCCGTCGGTACGCTCCCTACACCATGAAGAAGTATCTGCCTATCAAGGGCATCTAGAGGCGCGCGGCTACAAGCCTACGACACTTCGTAGGAAGACGACGGTCATTCATTCATTTCTTCGCTTCCTTCATCGACGTGGAATTATAGAAGAAGATCTAACAGCAAGCATGAAGCGAATCGCCGTTAAGAAAGAGTCTCTTGTGAACCGAGATTTCTACGAAGAAGAAGTTCAGGCGCTGCTCGACTACTTCAAAGAGCACGATTACTTCATGTACACATTGTTGTATACACTTGTCTCAACGGGCCTACGGATACAAGAACTAGCATCAGCGAAATGGTCAGGCATCTACTACCAGCCAGACGTAGACCTACATTTTATTACGGTATTTGGGAAGAGGGATAAGCTTCGGGAGGTTCCGTTATTTGAGGAAGTGTTTCAGGTTATACGAGAATTCCGCAACCGACGCGGGTTGTCATTAGACTTGTCAAAGGACACGGAATCTGCATTATTCCCTAAGCCAAACGGTGCTCATTATCACTTTAAATACTTGTCTAACGAATTCTCAAAGAACATGTATCAGTTGAAGGATACCTTCTCTTTTATTGCGAAGCGAATCCAGTTAGAAGAAGCAACAAGACAAGAAGGAAAGCCAATCAAGTATCGGATCACCCCTCATACCTGCCGCCACTATACAGCTGCTTATTACCTTTCGAAGGGCGCGGATTTAAAGGCAATTCAAGACTTGTTGGATCACGATTCCTCACAGACAACGGACCAGTATCTAAGGCGTACGCGTAAATTCTCTGAACATGCTGCGGTTAAGATCGGTGGACAATTCATGAAATGA
- a CDS encoding catalase — translation MNEENKQNRKLTTNQGVPISDNQNSRTAGPNGPTLLEDYQLLEKIAHFDRERIPERVVHARGMGAHGVFKTKNSMKKYTTADFLSEEGKETPLFARFSTVIHGKHSPETARDPRGFSVKFYTEEGNYDFVGNTLPVFFIRDAIKFPDVIHSLKPDPVTNVQDPARYWDFMSLSPESTNMMLHLFTDEGIPANYRQMRGSSVHAFKWYNENNEIFYVKQRWQPKEGIKNLSMDEAQKVQGESFNHATVDLYNAIEKGEYPEWDLYIQVLRPEELDSFDFNPLDATKDWLEEDVPWEHVGTMTLNRNVDNFFEETEQVSFNPGVLVPGMMPSEDKMLQGRLFSYSDTQRHRVGPNYLNLPINKPKVEVNNYQQEGFMNSNSGIRHVNYEPNSGQGEPGEAKGYQNPSYPIEGEADRQLIDKVNHYGQAGRIYRSFSQDQKDQLFRNLMGDFDGIEDRNIVGRAIANFYYADEELGKQLAEKANIDLEQFVGQSVQ, via the coding sequence ATGAACGAAGAAAACAAACAAAATCGCAAACTCACAACGAATCAAGGAGTGCCGATCTCAGATAACCAAAACTCTCGTACTGCTGGTCCAAACGGTCCGACGTTATTAGAAGATTATCAGCTACTTGAAAAGATTGCTCACTTCGACCGCGAACGTATTCCTGAACGTGTCGTACATGCTCGTGGTATGGGGGCACACGGTGTTTTCAAAACAAAGAATAGCATGAAAAAATATACGACTGCAGATTTCCTATCAGAAGAAGGGAAAGAAACGCCTTTATTCGCGCGTTTCTCAACTGTTATTCACGGGAAACACTCGCCTGAGACTGCGCGAGACCCACGTGGGTTCTCTGTTAAATTTTATACAGAAGAAGGGAACTATGATTTCGTAGGGAACACGTTGCCTGTATTCTTTATTAGAGATGCGATTAAATTCCCAGACGTCATTCATTCCTTGAAGCCAGACCCTGTTACGAACGTGCAAGACCCTGCTCGCTATTGGGATTTCATGTCCCTGTCTCCAGAAAGCACAAACATGATGCTTCATTTGTTTACAGATGAAGGGATTCCAGCAAACTACCGTCAGATGCGTGGTTCAAGCGTGCATGCCTTCAAATGGTATAACGAAAATAATGAAATTTTCTACGTGAAACAACGCTGGCAACCGAAAGAAGGCATAAAGAACCTATCCATGGATGAAGCTCAAAAAGTACAAGGGGAAAGCTTTAACCATGCAACCGTTGATTTATACAATGCCATCGAAAAGGGAGAGTACCCAGAGTGGGACCTTTACATTCAGGTGTTACGTCCTGAAGAACTTGATTCCTTTGACTTTAACCCTCTAGATGCTACGAAAGATTGGTTGGAGGAGGATGTACCTTGGGAACACGTTGGAACGATGACTCTAAATCGTAACGTGGATAACTTCTTTGAAGAGACGGAGCAAGTTAGTTTCAATCCAGGCGTACTCGTTCCGGGTATGATGCCTTCAGAGGATAAGATGTTACAAGGGCGTTTATTCTCTTATTCTGATACTCAGCGCCACCGCGTCGGGCCAAACTATTTGAATCTGCCAATCAATAAACCTAAAGTTGAAGTGAATAACTACCAACAAGAAGGGTTTATGAACTCGAACTCTGGCATTCGTCACGTTAACTATGAACCGAATAGCGGACAAGGCGAACCAGGAGAGGCTAAAGGTTATCAAAACCCATCTTACCCAATCGAAGGGGAAGCGGACCGTCAGCTGATTGATAAGGTTAATCACTATGGTCAGGCTGGTCGTATTTATCGTAGCTTTAGTCAGGACCAGAAAGATCAGTTATTCCGGAACTTAATGGGTGATTTTGATGGGATTGAAGACCGCAATATCGTAGGTCGCGCTATTGCAAACTTCTATTATGCAGATGAAGAGCTTGGTAAACAACTTGCCGAGAAAGCCAACATTGACCTCGAACAATTCGTAGGCCAATCTGTTCAATAA
- a CDS encoding helix-turn-helix transcriptional regulator, producing MNNRMRIARVEKNLTQAQLGKRVGATRQTIGLIEKGSYNPSLQLCIAIAKSLDRTLDQLFWEG from the coding sequence ATGAATAATCGAATGAGAATCGCTAGAGTAGAGAAAAATTTAACCCAAGCTCAATTGGGTAAGAGGGTTGGAGCAACAAGACAGACCATCGGACTTATTGAGAAAGGCAGCTATAATCCAAGCCTTCAATTATGTATTGCAATTGCCAAATCTTTAGACCGAACGTTAGATCAATTATTTTGGGAGGGGTAA
- a CDS encoding pyridoxal-phosphate-dependent aminotransferase family protein, with translation MLPNEHHLRTPGPTPIPETVKHAMNQPMIGHRSSHFSDLFNEVAPRLKPIFGTEQPVHVLTSSGTGALESAVTNTVSHGEKVLVVVAGAFGDRFASICERYPYDVERLEVPFGESVKEEALLQALDTHSNVAAVVFTYCETSTGVLQPVEKLTKIVKEHSNALVLVDGVSCIGGVPTQMDEWGIDVLVTGSQKAMMLPPGLSLIAFSERARSKASEIDSLTFYFDLSAYEKQYENGMTPFTPAVSLIYGLQEVCNLLDQEGLENVFKRHELMKNMTRAGIEALGLPLLTNEKDASPTVTAVLGTEQVNTDELRKHVQKKYGLSLAGGQKQLKGKILRIGHMGYCSPTDVLTTLTLLELGLYDLGYPVQFGQSVKAAQEVYVQHA, from the coding sequence ATGTTACCAAACGAACATCATTTACGAACTCCAGGCCCTACCCCAATCCCCGAAACCGTAAAGCATGCCATGAATCAGCCAATGATTGGCCATCGCAGTTCCCATTTTTCAGATCTATTTAACGAGGTTGCGCCTCGATTAAAGCCAATATTCGGGACGGAACAACCGGTTCATGTACTGACATCAAGTGGAACAGGAGCACTAGAGTCTGCTGTTACGAATACGGTTAGCCATGGTGAGAAAGTTCTTGTTGTAGTGGCAGGAGCATTTGGTGACCGCTTTGCTTCTATTTGTGAACGTTATCCTTATGATGTAGAACGCTTAGAAGTTCCCTTTGGAGAGTCTGTGAAGGAAGAAGCGTTGTTACAAGCATTAGACACGCATTCTAACGTAGCTGCTGTCGTATTCACTTATTGTGAAACGTCTACAGGTGTGCTTCAACCTGTAGAGAAGTTAACTAAAATCGTGAAAGAGCACAGTAATGCACTTGTACTAGTAGATGGCGTTAGCTGTATTGGCGGTGTGCCAACTCAAATGGATGAGTGGGGCATTGATGTTCTTGTTACAGGTTCTCAAAAAGCCATGATGCTTCCGCCAGGACTTTCGTTAATTGCGTTTAGTGAGCGTGCTCGTTCCAAAGCTTCTGAAATCGATTCCCTTACTTTTTATTTCGATTTGTCTGCTTATGAGAAACAGTATGAGAACGGCATGACACCTTTCACTCCAGCTGTGTCTCTAATTTACGGGTTACAGGAAGTGTGCAATCTTCTTGATCAGGAAGGATTGGAGAACGTGTTCAAACGTCACGAACTTATGAAGAACATGACAAGAGCTGGGATCGAAGCGCTAGGCCTTCCTCTATTAACGAACGAAAAAGACGCCTCCCCTACTGTTACAGCCGTTTTAGGTACTGAACAAGTGAACACAGATGAACTTCGTAAACATGTCCAGAAGAAATACGGACTTTCATTAGCTGGTGGACAGAAACAATTGAAGGGAAAGATATTGCGCATTGGTCACATGGGATACTGCTCCCCTACAGATGTGTTAACGACTCTAACTTTATTGGAACTTGGATTGTATGACTTAGGTTATCCGGTCCAGTTCGGTCAATCTGTGAAAGCTGCTCAGGAGGTGTATGTTCAACATGCATAA